A window from Drosophila subobscura isolate 14011-0131.10 chromosome O, UCBerk_Dsub_1.0, whole genome shotgun sequence encodes these proteins:
- the LOC117896688 gene encoding little elongation complex subunit 2: MEPSLYKGNAIFQNQPSYKVFNKSFEHADDSFYTYLNEVNPEVLRQELEGPSTVFTSYSNHTAPQDPRTQQPASESTRDHSSQLLHYKFPNVREKHSALNRKQQAACVRVLLAWQRNERVPEEDFVIWRVTEKKRCTEYQMFQKDVHDYETTQREQLYAPLKRIIQAYKVWHERRMKQLLTDVPNECYVTYSGLPQLGQCKSLNPQTASVEDVKLLRIVGQVRLCPELQLKREELMTLNVRLGRYAGIETIYPAMPMLPEPEECKIFVLPLESLLMLLTTGAYVDLPTEMLLTIKETSGSDCRCIEFHEPFPARNCGWHTSGLLLTQAYQVYKAQPGEDKWLTFDQNGRLKHDPALPSAANLSVDLQMDYKLQQVDMESTAMEPANSNIAMISWCLSSQGDDEPAAADSREEFQIYSSVTLAAVSDVQGKQPLGCHFIKLENKPDCGCEIMSKYELLKAWLQLKLLQADVGHCSRVSLRDFEPMLEEKLTLAALEKTLHDYYNTSMPQLLSHLCEFLKLFNAIPAGQYLLRTSAKHKDKFLLCKPIQEATPQSFKLHELLTGIAPSDECFLSQSSYLPISTTLCSRLHEEQQLLPCLFPTNVKRQPVKRRNKVPAIEPRRQPLNWRITAQKEAQRQKTKRAQKLRAKAKKKQVAKNVENADKELDKFMGL; this comes from the coding sequence ATGGAGCCGAGTTTGTACaagggaaatgcaattttccaaaaCCAACCATCGTATAAGGTATTTAACAAATCATTTGAGCATGCGGACGACTCCTTCTACACATATTTGAACGAAGTGAACCCGGAGGTGCTCAGGCAAGAGCTGGAAGGTCCCTCGACAGTCTTCACATCGTACAGCAACCACACGGCGCCACAGGACCCGCGCACACAACAGCCTGCAAGTGAATCCACACGGGACCACTCAAGTCAACTGCTGCACTACAAGTTTCCCAATGTTAGGGAGAAACATTCCGCGCTGAATCGCAAGCAACAGGCGGCGTGTGTCAGGGTGCTGCTGGCATGGCAACGCAACGAACGGGTGCCCGAGGAAGATTTTGTGATATGGCGCGTCACCGAGAAGAAACGCTGCACGGAATATCAAATGTTCCAAAAAGATGTCCATGACTATGAAACGACTCAGCGGGAGCAGCTCTACGCGCCACTGAAGCGGATTATTCAGGCCTACAAAGTGTGGCATGAGCGGCGCATGAAACAGCTGCTAACGGACGTACCCAATGAGTGCTATGTGACGTACTCAGGTCTGCCACAGCTGGGCCAATGCAAGAGCCTCAATCCACAGACCGCCAGCGTGGAGGATGTGAAGCTGCTGCGGATTGTGGGCCAGGTAAGGCTGTGCCCGGAGTTGCAGCTAAAGCGAGAGGAACTGATGACACTGAATGTGCGTCTTGGTCGCTATGCTGGCATAGAAACCATCTACCCAGCAATGCCAATGCTGCCAGAGCCGGAAGAGTGCAAAATCTTCGTGCTGCCCCTGGAatcgctgctgatgctgttgacCACCGGCGCATATGTGGATCTGCCCACGGAAATGTTGCTAACCATTAAAGAAACGTCTGGCAGTGACTGCAGATGCATCGAATTCCACGAACCCTTTCCAGCGCGCAACTGCGGCTGGCACACCAGCGGCTTGCTGCTGACACAAGCCTATCAGGTGTACAAGGCGCAGCCCGGGGAGGACAAGTGGCTAACGTTTGACCAGAATGGCAGACTAAAACATGACCCAGCTCTACCCTCAGCTGCAAACTTATCTGTGGATCTGCAAATGGATTACAAACTGCAACAAGTGGACATGGAATCGACTGCCATGGAGCCGGCCAACTCGAACATAGCCATGATTAGCTGGTGCCTAAGTAGCCAGGGGGATGATgaacctgctgctgccgactCCCGCGAAGAGTTTCAAATTTATAGCAGCGTAACGCTGGCAGCTGTGAGCGATGTGCAGGGCAAGCAGCCACTCGGCTGTCACTTCATCAAGCTGGAGAACAAACCCGACTGCGGCTGCGAGATTATGTCCAAATATGAGCTGCTCAAGGCTTGGCTGCAACTGAAGCTGCTGCAAGCGGATGTGGGGCACTGCAGTCGCGTTTCGTTGCGTGACTTTGAGCCAATGCTCGAGGAGAAGCTGACACTGGCAGCGCTGGAGAAGACGCTGCACGACTACTACAACACGAGCATGCCGCAGTTGCTCTCGCATTTGTGTGAATTTCTCAAACTTTTTAATGCTATTCCAGCGGGGCAGTACTTGCTGCGGACTTCAGCCAAGCACAAGGACAAGTTTTTGCTGTGTAAACCCATACAGGAGGCCACACCACAGAGCTTCAAGCTGCACGAACTGCTGACGGGCATAGCGCCCAGTGATGAATGTTTCCTCAGCCAAAGCAGCTACTTGCCCATCTCGACGACACTCTGCAGCCGGCTGcatgaagagcagcagctgctgccctgcctATTTCCAACTAATGTCAAACGCCAGCCAGTGAAACGTCGCAATAAGGTGCCCGCCATTGAGCCACGACGGCAGCCACTCAACTGGAGAATCACAGCCCAAAAGGAGGCGCAGCGtcaaaaaacgaaacgggCGCAGAAGCTGCGAGCCAAggcaaaaaagaagcaagTGGCGAAAAATGTCGAAAATGCTGACAAAGAGTTGGACAAATTTATGGGTCTGTGA
- the LOC117896692 gene encoding SRR1-like protein, which translates to MSGSGEDFQVVTRKKWIARKCLGRRDRHKSETDYLNDCPDVNVDKFKDRLERLCTKMSQSDYFMLAMETLQQQLDVLNRPLERIVCLGLGPFSRTHIALHQAAFVVSLQRHYQLKEALYFDPVFRESEKELLRLFDGSVIAEDCAGKHEATVPTLYYLPHCPYPLMHNILWRNWTRDTLPNVLLISNSFEMLTMAKNTPKDHINQILEHCTEIPLEDDYEHHNVFNDLSLHTFPCDSLPESDDKTFWTRYAPLKVNEDELTIETEAKTEL; encoded by the exons aTGTCTGGTTCTGGCGAGGATTTCCAAGTGGTTACCAGAAAAAAATGGATAGCACGCAAGTGCTTGGGGCGGCGGGATCGCCACAAGTCCGAGACTGACTATTTGAATGACTGCCCCGATGTGAATGTTGACAAATTCAAGGA TCGCCTGGAGCGTCTGTGCACGAAAATGTCACAAAGCGACTACTTTATGCTAGCCATGGAGAcgctgcagcaacagttggATGTCCTAAATCGACCGCTGGAACGGATCGTCTGCCTGGGTCTGGGGCCGTTCTCTCGCACCCACATCGCCCTGCATCAGGCGGCCTTCGTTGTCAGTTTGCAGCGACACTACCAGCTCAAGGAAGCCCTTTACTTCGATCCTGTGTTcagggagagcgagaaggagctgctgcgtcTGTTCGATGGCAGCGTCATTGCCGAAGACTGCGCGGGCAAGCACGAGGCGACAGTGCCCACACTCTACTATCTGCCACACTGCCCCTACCCCCTGATGCACAACATACTGTGGCGCAACTGGACTAGGGATACGCTGCCCAACGTACTGCTGATTTCAAACAGTTTCGAGATGCTGACAATGGCGAAAAATACGCCCAAAGATCACATCAATCAGATACTCGAACACTGCACAGAGATCCCACTGGAGGATGACTACGAGCATCACAATGTCTTCAACGACTTGTCATTGCACACATTTCCCTGCGACAGTCTGCCCGAAAGCGATGATAAAACATTTTGGACACGTTACGCACCGCTGAAAGTGAATGAAGACGAACTGACCATCGAGACGGAGGCAAAAACGGAGCTTTGA
- the LOC117899277 gene encoding F-box/WD repeat-containing protein 11 yields MMKMDTDKIMDETNSNAQAFTTTMLYDPVRKKDSSPTYQTERELCFQYFTQWSESGQVDFVEQLLSRMCHYQHGQINAYLKPMLQRDFITLLPIKGLDHIAENILSYVDAESLKSAELVCKEWLRVISEGMLWKKLIERKVRTDSLWRGLAERRNWMQYLFKPRPGQTQRPHSFHRELFPKIMNDIDSIENNWRTGRHMLRRINCRSENSKGVYCLQYDDGKIVSGLRDNTIKIWDRTDLQCVKTLTGHTGSVLCLQYDDKVIISGSSDSTVRVWDVNTGDMVNTLIHHCEAVLHLRFNNGMMVTCSKDRSIAVWDMTSPSEITLRRVLVGHRAAVNVVDFDEKYIVSASGDRTIKVWSTSSCEFVRTLNGHKRGIACLQYRDRLVVSGSSDNSIRLWDIECGACLRVLEGHEELVRCIRFDTKRIVSGAYDGKIKVWDLVAALDPRAASNTLCLNTLVEHTGRVFRLQFDEFQIVSSSHDDTILIWDFLNFTPNENKTGRTPSPALMEH; encoded by the exons atGATGAAAATGGACACGGACAAAATAATGGATGAGACCAACTCCAATGCCCAAGCT TTCACCACAACAATGCTGTACGACCCGGTGCGCAAGAAAGACTCATCGCCCACATATCAGACAGAGCGGGAACTCTGCTTTCAATATTTCACACAGTGGAGCGAGTCGGGTCAGGTGGACTTTGTTGAGCAGCTGCTATCACGCATGTGCCACTATCAACACGGACAGATCAATGCGTATCTGAAGCCAATGCTACAGCGGGACTTTATCACATTGCTACCAA TCAAGGGTCTGGATCACATTGCCGAAAATATTTTATCGTATGTGGATGCCGAATCGCTCAAATCGGCCGAGTTGGTCTGCAAGGAATGGCTGCGCGTCATATCCGAGGGTATGTTGTGGAAGAAGCTCATCGAGCGGAAGGTCCGCACGGATTCGTTGTGGCGTGGCCTGGCTGAGCGACGCAATTGGATGCAGTATCTGTTCAAGCCACGACCCGGGCAGACCCAAAGGCCGCACTCATTCCATCGCGAGTTGTTCCCCAAAATAATGAAT GACATTGACAGCATTGAGAATAACTGGAGAACTGGTCGTCACATGCTGCGACGAATCAATTGTCGTTCCGAGAACTCCAAGGGTGTCTATTGCCTGCAGTACGATGATGGAAAGATTGTGTCCGGCCTAAGGGATAACACCATTAAGATCTGGGATCGCACGGATCTGCAGTGCGTCAAG ACCCTCACAGGACACACTGGATCGGTGCTATGCCTACAGTATGATGACAAGGTGATCATCAGTGGCTCCAGCGATTCGACGGTGCGCGTTTGGGATGTCAACACTGGCGATATGGTCAATACACTCATTCATCATTGCGAAGCGGTGCTACATTTGCGTTTCAACAATGGCATGATGGTGACTTGCTCCAAGGATCGATCCATTGCCGTGTGGGACATGACCTCACCCAGCGAGATAACATTGCGTCGTGTACTCGTCGGCCATCGGGCAGCCGTCAATGTGGTGGACTTTGATGAGAAGTACATTGTGTCAGCGAGCGGGGATCGCACCATTAAGGTTTGGTCCACCTCCAGCTGTGAGTTCGTGCGCACTTTGAATGGCCACAAGCGTGGCATTGCCTGCCTGCAATATAGAGATCGTTTGGTTGTCAGCGGCAGCTCAGATAATTCCATTAG ACTCTGGGACATTGAATGCGGCGCTTGCCTGCGTGTCCTGGAGGGCCACGAGGAGCTTGTACGTTGCATTCGTTTCGATACGAAACGCATTGTCAGCGGTGCCTACGATGGAAAGATTAAGGTCTGGGATCTGGTGGCTGCACTGGATCCACGAGCTGCCTCCAACACTCTTTGTCTAAACACACTTGTG GAACACACTGGTCGCGTCTTTCGGTTACAATTCGACGAGTTTCAAATTGTCAGCAGCTCACACGATGATACAATTTTGATTTGGGACTTTCTAAACTTCACACCCAATGAGAATAAGACCGGCCGCACGCCGTCAC CGGCCCTTATGGAACATTAA
- the LOC117899279 gene encoding acylpyruvase FAHD1, mitochondrial, whose translation MVRLTARFLMAVRNQDTANFMRDGKKIVGVALNYMDVVKARNVPVPKEPLVFLKPTSSYLREGHPIILPKVFSKVAYEVELGVVIGTRCKNVSKQDAMKHVSGYCLALDLTAQCNLTAARAAGHPWTLGKGFDTSTPVSKFIPFDDVEDPHTLPLWLKVNGEVKQKGCTADLIFKVPDIISYVSKFMTLEPNDLILTGTPNGSDAFKAGDEIECGMGELATLKFQVCGE comes from the exons A TGGTTCGTTTAACTGCTCGCTTTCTAATGGCTGTCCGTAATCAAGACACGGCCAACTTTATGCGCGATGGCAAGAAGATCGTCGGAGTGGCCCTCAACTACAT GGACGTTGTGAAGGCCAGAAATGTGCCAGTGCCAAAGGAGCCGCTGGTTTTCCTCAAGCCCACATCATCTTATCTGCGCGAGGGTCATCCCATAATC CTGCCAAAAGTGTTCTCCAAAGTGGCCTATGAAGTGGAGCTGGGCGTGGTGATTGGCACACGCTGCAAAAATGTCTCCAAGCAGGATGCCATGAAGCATGTTTCGGGCTATTGCCTGGCACTGGACTTAACCGCGCAGTGTAATCTG ACTGCCGCTCGTGCTGCTGGTCATCCGTGGACTTTGGGCAAGGGATTCGATACCTCAACGCCCGTTTCGAAATTTATTCCCTTCGATGACGTGGAGGATCCACACACGCTGCCACTGTGGCTTAAGGTCAATGGCGAAGTGAAGCAAAAGGGCTGCACAGCGGATTTGATCTTTAAAGTGCCCGACATCATCTCGTACGTGTCCAAGTTTATGACGCTGGAGCCCAACGATCTGATACTGACGGGCACGCCCAATGGCTCGGACGCATTCAAGGCTGGCGATGAGATTGAGTGCGGCATGGGCGAGCTTGCCACGCTAAAGTTTCAAGTGTGTGGCGAATAG
- the LOC117899280 gene encoding uncharacterized protein LOC117899280 produces the protein MMYLGQVVLFILPVLCSAAFNYTSCDQAKQPKFMSSCCDVQRNDQAIKTCRKSLLNRNSTTTNNGESRNLKADKVALHACIAECAFKANGFLLTNGTVNVAAVQRSYQQRYKNDATMSQLMVSSLNSCVDYAQKRTQQYQWMHTKGECDYYPATLLACILEQVYVKCPATKWKNTDECAAMRKYLIACDDVKGSNGRK, from the exons ATGATGTACCTGGGACAAGTGGTTCTATTCATTTTGCCAGTTTTATGCTCCGCTGCATTCAACTACACGAGCTGTGATCAGGCTAAACAGCCCAAATTT ATGAGCTCCTGCTGCGATGTTCAGCGCAACGATCAGGCCATCAAAACCTGTCGCAAATCCTTGCTGAACCGAAACTCTACGACGACAAACAATGGCGAGTCGCGGAATCTCAAAGCGGATAAAGTGGCACTGCATGCG TGCATAGCAGAGTGTGCCTTCAAGGCGAATGGATTTTTACTGACCAATGGAACCGTGAACGTGGCAGCCGTGCAGCGAAGCTACCAGCAGCGCTACAAGAACGATGCCACCATGTCCCAGCTGATGGTGAGCAGCCTGAATAGCTGCGTGGATTATG CGCAAAAACGCACCCAGCAATACCAATGGATGCACACGAAGGGGGAATGCGACTATTATCCTGCCACCCTGCTGGCCTGCATTTTGGAACAGGTTTACGTCAAGTGTCCGGCCACCAAATGGAAGAACACAGACGAGTGTGCAGCGatgcgcaaatatttgattgccTGCGATGATGTCAAGGGCAGCAATGGCAGGaagtaa
- the LOC117896689 gene encoding coiled-coil domain-containing protein 174 — MNDPNKAISVNLSSLLSLKAELLRKQHEVKLAKAAQVSAGDHKPQKVVSEKDKPKSNSYKEVSRNEDVKVYEEEDHAQLAKSRRVLEAKSKYYDRMSRSGGNLNSDDNCLVMFNRKRQEEDLDDDDEEPQACSPPGRVSSSSSSSSEDEGNDDDEVEYVDCLGRTRKCLRKVLAEEKKRDKQLAHSMPERIDTTKANWMIDTKGDVEEDQESINVKPRPPGSIFSDDQSTATHHAEQLLNWERKEQENAEKPDVHYQDVFFDEARTHGVGYYAFSTDEEERAKQQRELEEARKATTEEQTRRDELRAKRDSMVAGRVLAAKNRIRARSGLPPISKEDYERELQQKKDESAAEAVERERKEREKKEAIEKAREAEEAERAELRKDYVRDWDKEKLAEESDEEWEYKAERLPMSQAQWNDKQRAERREEFAPLPEPLKRSNFSSIPEPPPMWDIPEQEFSNFNSSKKHQQQQQQFQRRNYTTPSDDIDDDAPSTSSGSRGAAIPPPPGLNDMGPPAAKVSRTQNELERSIEAGLKFLRNCCDKEAITSKASWTAKADY; from the coding sequence ATGAACGACCCAAACAAAGCGATTTCGGTAAATTTATCATCTTTGCTCAGCTTGAAGGCGGAATTACTGCGCAAGCAGCATGAAGTGAAGCTGGCCAAGGCGGCCCAAGTGTCGGCCGGTGaccacaagccacaaaaagtCGTCAGCGAGAAGGATAAACCCAAATCGAACAGCTACAAGGAAGTGAGCCGCAATGAGGACGTCAAGGTCtatgaggaggaggatcatGCGCAGCTGGCAAAGTCACGGCGTGTGCTGGAGGCCAAGAGCAAGTACTACGATCGTATGAGTCGCAGCGGAGGCAACCTCAACTCTGATGACAACTGCCTCGTGATGTTCAATCGGAAGCGCCAGGAGGAAGACctagacgacgacgacgaggagccACAGGCTTGTTCGCCGCCCGGGCGAGTGAGCAGCAGTTCAAGCAGCTCCAGCGAAGATGAgggcaacgacgacgatgaagTGGAGTACGTTGATTGCTTGGGCCGCACGAGGAAGTGTCTCCGCAAGGTTTTGGCAGAGGAAAAGAAACGCGACAAGCAGCTGGCCCACAGCATGCCCGAGCGCATCGATACAACCAAGGCCAACTGGATGATAGACACCAAGGGCGATGTGGAGGAGGATCAGGAGTCGATCAACGTGAAACCGCGTCCCCCAGGCAGCATATTCAGCGATGACCAGTCCACGGCGACCCACCACgccgagcagctgctgaaTTGGGAGCGCAAAGAGCAGGAGAATGCCGAGAAGCCCGACGTGCACTACCAAGATGTTTTCTTCGATGAGGCGCGCACCCATGGTGTCGGCTACTACGCGTTCTCCACAGACGAGGAAGAGCGCGCCAAGCAGCAAagggagctggaggaggcccGCAAGGCCACAACAGAGGAGCAGACTCGTCGCGATGAACTAAGAGCCAAGCGGGACAGCATGGTGGCTGGCCGAGTGTTGGCTGCCAAGAACCGCATACGGGCACGCAGTGGTCTGCCGCCCATCAGCAAGGAGGACTACGAGCGGGagctgcagcaaaagaaagacGAATCAGCGGCCGAAGCGGTGGAACGGGAGCGCAAAGAACgcgaaaagaaagaagcgATTGAGAAGGCGCGAGAAGCGGAAGAGGCGGAGCGAGCAGAGCTGCGCAAGGATTATGTACGCGATTGGGACAAGGAGAAGCTGGCGGAAGAGTCGGACGAGGAGTGGGAGTACAAAGCCGAACGTCTGCCCATGTCGCAGGCGCAGTGGAACGACAAACAGCGCGCCGAGCGGAGGGAGGAGTTTGCTCCACTGCCAGAGCCGCTGAAACGCAGCAACTTTAGCAGCATTCCAGAGCCACCGCCAATGTGGGACATACCAGAACAGGAATTTAGTAATTTCAATTCCAGCaagaagcaccagcagcagcagcaacagttccAGCGACGCAATTACACCACACCCAGCGATgacattgatgatgatgcaccTTCCACCTCTTCGGGCAGTCGAGGCGCTGCCATACCGCCACCTCCGGGCCTCAATGACATGGGACCACCCGCCGCAAAGGTTTCCCGAACGCAAAACGAGCTGGAACGTTCCATCGAAGCTGGCCTGAAGTTCCTGCGCAATTGCTGTGACAAGGAGGCGATCACCAGCAAGGCCAGCTGGACAGCCAAGGCggattattaa